CTCTGCGGCTTTCTGCTGACACAAATTATCAATCTCTTCCAAGAAggactcatcaaaatcatcatccAAAAGTCCGGTTGCCAAGAAATAATCCGGTGCTGACTTAGAGCACTCTGGTTCCTTCCTAAGAGTATCAAAACACGATCCAAAAGCATTCTCCTTTTCACTCTCCTCGCCGCCAACTGCGTTAACCGCCATTTTCCCCTCACTTAGATCATTGTCACGAGCATAACTACCATTCCACGTTGAATTGTGGCACGTGTTGAATTGGATCTCTCCAAGAGGAACCCTCTTTGCAGGGGCATCAAATTCACACCCAATCTTCATTCTGCAAAACATGAAAAACACACTTCAGAATCAGATTACAGCGAAATTATCTGCAATTTATGAacctaatttaaaaagaaataggAAATCGAGCGCTAAATAAATTAAGAAGAGAAATTACTGGAGAGAAGGGAAGGCAGAAGAATTAGAAGGTCTTTTGAGAGGGAGGAGTGGCTTTGCGGCCCTGAAAGTGGCGGAGATTCGGCCACTGTTATGGTGGTCTCCCATTGTGCCGGTGTACCTCTACTACCACCGCCGTTGCCACGAGTTCAGGCGAGTGAGTGGGTCAGTGAGTTACAGACTCGGTGTGCAACTGTGCATAGTTACGAAGCGCCAAAGGACTCTTCTCTTTgcgttttttgaatttttttttctttctcactgATTTTAGTATTTTACTCTTTTCTCCGGGACGAAGATTTTCTAAATTgagaaattaaatatttaatattttgaattaaGATAGTCAGCAGTACATAtgggattttttgaaataaataaaataaatattttaattacgaatatatattaatttgagaatatttatgaatttttattaagtgacttatctcgtttaccatataaacgagataagtatAGTCATATCTaatttatactgtaaacgaaataaatgtattgatgtatCCACGATTGATTTTATGTCTTTGGAGCTTGTACTTGTTATTCAGATTATCGAATTTGTTCTTGTACTGCTGTCATATAAGACATTCCGTTAATGATTTAATTTTGACCTCACAGTGGGACTATATTGAAGCTAAATGAAACtcttttggattcaaataggacacttAAACCTTTAGGACCAAAACAAGATTACATCCAAACGTAGAAAActaatttagtactttacccaCATATTATTATCTCGAGTTAAACCTCATTTTGGCTCATGGAATTTTCACTCGACTTTAATTTCAACCCAAAAATTTAAGTTGCCTAATTAAGACTCCAAATATTGGATCGTAACTTACGTTTACTCCTAGAGTTATCTCCGTTGACAAAGATCTGATGTGCCATATTAAGTTGTCAAAGTGTGTATCCACGTGGCACTCACCTTGTCAAGGTGGATGTGTAACGGTTGAATGATGTGGTAAAAGTTGATTTTACTCGTTTAACCCTTCTAAAGATGTTAAAAACCTGATTTGCAGCACTCTTTTTCCAAAATGTTCAAAACTTTGctgaagatatgatgagttcaAGAAGCCAAGCTTCAGGGAGCTCTGTGCGATCACGTTCTCATGGCGCTTCTATGAGGAGCCCTAATCATGAGAGATTAGGAAAGATTCTTGATTGGTGTGGTGGTGGAATACGTCCAGTGCTTCGACGGTCTGGGACGAATGCCAATCCTGAGAGATCCTTTTATAGGTGTCTATATTATAATGTAAGTTcaacatcttcttcttcaatgtaTTGCTACTGGTATTTTTGTTGATGGGTATGCTgaaatgtttttctttttctcggTTGTTGAGGAATTGACAGAGTTATGAGAGAATgtggtgtgatttttttttatgtgggCAGATGCCGAGAAAGAACAAAGTTTAGTGGGCAAAGCACAACCTGCAAGAAATGATGATAGTTGGAAAATGAATTTAACATGGAGAATTAACACAATAGAAGCTGAAATTAGGTGTTTGAAATTATGgattaatattttaagtttgattaTTTGTTTAGGTGTGCTTGTGACTGTTGTGTATAGTGTAAGTGTAACAGTCCAATTTTCAGATGTCTAGATCATACCGAAAATTGAGTGCTACCAACTTGTCTTCCtgattattatctattatttaataaatatgagCCTGATCGTAGTTAACACATTGTCTATTTAcggataattttttgtttaaaaacgTTAAATCATTAATACAGAAACATACATCACAAAGTTATAGAAAGCTAGCAAGTAAAGTATATAATATCAGTAATATAGTTAACCATCTGAATATATATAAGACTCAAATCTACAATCATACATCGTTAACCACGTACGAATACAGAACACTTCTAGCATAGCTagataatatttatatacatatgtaCATATGACATTCCAGGTCTTGACCTGTCCAAAAAGCCCCTAAACTGATACCCAAGCTAGCCTAATTCTTTCTATAATCATAGTCTCTCTAAGGTCACAAAAGTGAGGGGAATATACTCTAGGTCTTCAAATGTGACTACATAGGGTGTCGTCAAAACAACAGCAACCATATGGTCTTCTTTTTGTCCTTCTCTCTGACGGGTCGTAGAGTATATATAGGTAGTTGAGGTCGAGGTCCTCGTAAGCAAAAATTTCTGGTAGATCATGGAAAGGTTCTCCCATTTCTATTTATAGGGTGAAAAGAGGGGATAAGAACTAGGGAGTCTTTAGTAGGGTCAGGTAGTTAATTAAGTTCATTTTATGTCATACTTAGCCAACAGCAACAAACCCCAAAATACAAACAACTTTAACAAACCAAAGATACAGAGAGCAATTAATCAGAAAGCACAAATGCATAGTCACAACAAACTACAGACTACAAAGATATCATAAGTCAATAAGCACATACATACACACAATCTCAGAAACACATATCACAGAGACCCTAAACACATATCACATATCACAGAGAAATATGTGCAAACAAGTATggtgcatgtctgtcctatgcaggccatgagctcatgtatTGATTTACATCCCATAATCCAACATTACTTGGGAACAAGTCCCATATATGGCTTCCCATTACGTAATGTACGTGCATATGTGTCGATGTGGTTAAGAACACCATCAGTACATGACTACCGGTAATTATCGCAAAGCTAGACGCCATAGTTTATGCACAATGGGAAATAAAAATCAACAGTACGTGGGCATCCCCGAGTTCGACAATCAATCAATACGTGAGTTTTTCCGAGTTCAACAATCAATCAGTACGTGAATTTTTTTCGAGTTCAAATAATCAATCAGTACTGGGCAAGCGAGACAAAACCCTCGCCGTTGCCAGGTGAACCTTCAATCATTTAGTTCTCATTTACTAATTTCTATATCTTTCTCAATTTCTAGTTCTCAGTTATTCTTAGCCAGTCTCATTTTCAGTCATTTGTTCTTTCATATCAATTCTGTAAAATATTATTTCAGTCTCCCTTCTCTACTTTCTATGACAAatattctttcaaaaattatttagttttctttatataatCGATCAGAGCAAAAATcccttttttcttattcaaaactcttccttaTATTTCACCTCTTTCAATGTCTTACATACTCTTATGTCTTCTCGCATACCTTTTTCTATATGTTTTACGAGGAAGATCCAAAGGTTCTAAGATTAGCTTtgtctttctaaaatttttaggaaAGATTATTGTTTTACTCTTctgttatattatttatataaaatagtatttttaacataaagatgataataatattatgagTAACCTAATATTAGTAATAAAAAGGTAATagctttattattttgatataaaaactTGTTTATTAAAGTCTTATGCTTAAACTTTTAAGAATTAGAGCCTGTTTGGAAAATAGCAAAAGcttttttttcttacttttgGATTATGAAAAGTTATATTACGCGTGTTTGCTACAATTTTTTAGAAACGTTTTTAACTTCCCGAGAAGTTAATTGAGAGCTTTTGAAGAAGTAGAAATCTCAGAAGTTATTTTATCATTCCCATTAACAAAAGATACCAATACTATGCTACTTTCATTCTTGGCTCTGAGAAAAAATGTTTCCTGTTTCTGCTGGAAATATTGGCCCTCCACCACCATTTTCACGCAATGGTCCAAGTACTAGCCTTCCACCATTTTCATGCAATATTTCATCTGCTGGAAGTACTAGCTCTCTACCACTATTTTCATGCAACGTTTCATCTGTTGGAAGTACTGACCCTCCACTACCATTTTCACACAATATTCCATCTGAACCACCTGTTGCATATGTCCCTtccacatatttttttattattctacaactctatttttattattaaatttgtatttaatattGTGTGTGATATGAAATctcaatttcaattctatttttttcacatGTGGTTTTGCTTTTATATaacttgttattttttttctcaataggGTCATTCCCTTATTTTGCAATATCTCTCCATTTTTTGTGTATCTCTTTATATACgaaatatttgtttgatttttttatgttatttctcAACAAATTCATGAAGTggcaagtttgaaaaaaaaaattttaagctgATTGGAATGAGTGAAATACTAttatattcataaaaatatgtaaaaaagagATGGTGACTAGAAATAGACTTGAAACACATTTTAATAAAACTGGttggataaatttaaaaataaaattcttgaaATAGACTAATTTGAGTTATGAATataaacaatttaaaaacaAGTGGGAGGCTATGAAAAGAGAGTGGGGACTATGGGCTAAACTAAAAAGAAAGGAGATCGGTTTTAGTTGGGTTCCTATTAAGAAGATTATACAAACAAGTGATGATTGGTCCGATGCTAAGATCTAGATATGTTacattttttaaactattttagaaatatcaattttattgAGAGAGATTCTTAATTGCTATTTTATCGTCTCATAGAAAAATCTCGATGTGGCAGAATTTAGAGAGGAAGGTCCAAAACATCTTGATGAAATGAAGTTCCTTTTTGAAGATGTTGTAGCTACCGGTGTAGGTGCAAGGGCACCCTCTCAAGATATAAATGATAGTTATAAGATAGAGATAATGACGATATAATGATGATGAGGAAGAAGGATTAGAGGATGAGTTAAATAATGAATCAACACCTCCTAGTGTAATGagacaaaagagaagaaatgtTGGGAGGGGCGATAAAAGATCAAGAGCCTCTCAACTTTCAACTCAACTAGAACGTATAATTAAtatgtttgaagaagaaaaagtcaacAAAATAGCTCATAGAAACAATGTACCAAGTATATCAACTTGTTTAACTGCTCTCAAATAATTGCCTGAGCTAAAAGTGGAGAGTGATATATTATCTATAGCTATAAAACTAATAGCAAAAAGGTCAAATAGAGAGATTTTTATGGGATTAGAAGACTCTGCCTTACAACTTGGTTGGTTGAAGACTCATAGTTTAGTAGATGTGGCTGATTCTTGAAGTTTTTTTGCTAGAATGTCTCTCTTTAATATGTTTATGTATTGTTCAACAAATATTTTCCATGATTatgtttctttattattttctatgttgtttgttattttatatttaagataTGAACTAGTGTTTATTTAAAGATTGTGGTTTTCTTACAAGTGTGATTAGTGTTTATTATTTGATAttagtttaaaatatttgtataacaGGATATCTAACAGCTCAACTGAAAGTTTGATATCAAATACAAATGTGTCAGATgaagaatttgaaaacaaacaaaaggtCGCAGGCAAACATAAGAAGAAGACGGTGACTTTAATAACAATCGCAACTTgtgttgattatttttttttgtaaagtaCGTTGTGAAAAATCCACGAAGAACTTCAAGGTTGACAGGAAATAGTTATGTAAATGAACTTTTAAATGTACATCTTATTCATTGCTACCATCATTTAGGATGAAAAAGCATGCCTTCCTTCATCTCTGTGATGTTTTATAAAATACTTACAATCCGAGGACAACAAAAGGTATTGGAATTCATGAACAAGTaggtatatttttatatatcattggatAATCAGGTTCAATACGTAATGCAGAAGAGAGATTCCAACATTCAACAAAAATCATTTCTAGACGATTTCATTGTGTATTGGATGCTGTTTGCAAGCTTGTTCAACATATTATCCGACCAATTGGTCCACAATTCACAGATACTCCAGTGAAAATTAGAAATGATGAAAGATATTatccatattttaaaaatttcattgGTGCAATAGATGGAACTCGTATATCTGTTGTTGTTCCTGCAAAAATCCCATACATTGGTAGAAAGGGGGTCACAACAACAAATGTGGTGTCAGTATGTGATTTTAACATGTGTTTCACATTTGTATGGGCAGGTTACGAGGGATTTGCACATGATATGTTCACACTCATTCCCAAACCTAAAAACAAGTTGTCGGGCTTTAATTAGGGGATACAAAAGTTTGCAAGCTTGCCAGAAAGGCCAAACAGTCAAAAATAGAGTTTATTCACAAAACAGGATCTGTGCGTATGCATATTGCTATGTGCACGCACAGATCAGAATGCACTTCCAGTCTTGTGTGTACGCATCCTCTCGTGCGTATCATGACTCACAAAATTTCCatgttgtgcgtatgcacaagtatTATTGCCTGTTCTGTGATGTGCGCACGCACCATAGTGCGTGGGCACACATACCAAAAATTCTGATTTTCTGTGTAATCTCATAATTCAATTTCGTACGATTCCAAGCTTCGAGCACCAAGTTATGGTGTGCCAAAATTggtcaaaattttgtttttaccAATTTCATCAATTTGCCCACTTTCACCAAAATTCAGTTCAATTTATTTCCAAACCATTCTAAAACCACTCCTATGCATTTCAACGCTCATTCATCACCTTATATCCATTCTATACCTAGAGTCCGTTTGGGAACCAGTAGAAGTtgcttttttttacttttgaattataaaaaatcacaATACGCGTGTTTGACACCATTTAAAAAAAAGCTTTTAACTTCCCGAAAAGTTAATTCACAGCTTTTTGAAGAAGTAGAAATATATGACTTCTCCCTCTCGATCCCTAAAGAAATTGACTTCAAAACAAAAATGATTTGCTTTCATTCTTAGTTCTGTGAAAATGTTTCCTGTTTCTGCTGGAAATACGAGCCCTCCACCACCATTTTCAAGCAAGGTTCCCTTTGTTAAAAGTATTAGCCTTCTACCATCATTTTCACGTAATGATTCATCTACTGAAAGTATTGACCCTCCACCACCATTTAAAATAATGTTCCATCTGAACCACCTACTCATATATTCCTTccagttatttttttattattttatcactctatttttattattaaatttgtatttaatattatgTGTGGTATGAAAtcccagttttaattttatttttttcacatgtgattttattttaatatagcttgctattatttttatagttagttATAACAAGTTCTTGATCCCAATAAAGGAGGAGGCTAATaggagtaaaaaaaaaaaaacagcaacaaaatatacattgacacacattttatatttgttttttatttttacctatCATATCATACACAAAAAAATAGCAAACACTAACTACACAATAATTTCTTTGGCATTACCATCAAGATTATtgggaattaaaattttattacaattCACCACATATAAGAACACCGTTATGGGTGAAGATGAAGTAGAAGAACCAATTTCTAATAATATTAGGTGGCAAGAACCAATTGTctaaaaaaatgaaactaaTAAGAGAGCAAATGAAGAATCAATTGTCTAAACGATTGTAATCTTAGTGATTAGATTATGTAAAATCAACATTCACTATTGAAAAGTATTTGTTACCatcgttattttaattttcattttcttgtgTAAAAACAATtgtattttttgagttatttatccaaacgctacaactttaaaataagtacttctataactaaaaattcaaatacaaaataacttatttataagcggctattaataaaagtccttatatTTTAAGCTCTTCTTCCAAAAGAGCTTATCTAAGTTGTTTATCCAAACTGAGCCCTAATCAAACAAGTTTCAATATACTCATTCCAATTTCATaagttttctttcaataatcaCATTACAATTCAATCACACAACCAAATCATCATTTTTCCAATAATAAATTCAATCGTGGCAATCCATCACTTACCGTGACTTACCATATAAGAGATATCTCACCCTATCTCGGCCTCCAACCCAATTCCACACCaatcaatatattaataattataccACAACATTCATTTATAACCTTACATCCATATAATCATACATAGCTCCCCAAAGACACAATCAACTATATCACAATCCATCATCAACATTTTCATTCAATGCTAACCTAGGGTTAACTAACCTAGGATTTCACATAATTTTACACAATGCTTATCCAAAATCAAGACACGTATCTTCGTTGACAGTGGTCTCAACCTCAGAAACCTTTTCTCCGGAACGTCCACCGGTTCAAGCTCTACCAACTTCACACCAAAACGATCTTTGAATCAATTCCGCACCAAAATTCATCGGGCTAGCTTGCTTCACCCCAAAATCAATGCAAACAAGCTCTATTCCATCTAATGATGAAATTTCCACAAAATTCATAACTCAAATTTGGGTAAACAATGGGAAAATGTTCTCTTACCTTATTTCTCGTAGCTTTGGGTCAAAAATCCGCTAGAACTCAAGATTGAGTCTTTCCTAAAcatcaaaaattcaattttttcttaACACACAAACCAAAATGCTAAATTGAAAGAGAAAAGGAGAATGGGGCAAGAATTTCGAGTTCCTTACCATAATGGTTAGATAGAATTGAAGAGCACGATGAGTACGACGCATGGCCACAAATGGGTCTTTGATCGGAGCTATAATTTGGAAGTTATGAGCAATTAAATGGGTGTATAAATAGTGTTTTAGAGCAATGTTCTTCCCCTTCTCTTCTCTATCGGTTCCCTCTCACACACACACTAAGGGAATGTGCTGAAATTGTTAAGTTAATGACTTATGTAtgtgggcttgggcccaacatGGGCCCAGTTCAATCATTTTAgcccgttggcccaattttggggtAAAATCTTTAAGATTAATGTTTTAATTcgtattctaaatatttttattttttccaattatgaaattttaaatttcttaaccCCTTTTTTCATTAgttaattattcattatttaacTAAGTTTTACATCCTACCCTCCTAATTGCaaattttgtcctcaaaatttaATGACAATTACCTGTAAATAGGTGATCTTAGACTCAAGCTCCCATGTATGCTCCTCCACTCCGGCCCGACTTGAAGCAACTTTCACCAACGAAATTTTCTTTCCGCGTAGTCGCTTGACACTAACATCATCAATTCATGATCGGAGCCACTTGAAATGTCAAATCTTCTTTCAACTGAACCAACTCAGGCTCTAGTACATAAGTTACATCAGAAGTATACTTCCGAAACTGTTAAATGTGAAATATGTCGTGTATGTTCGAAAGATGTGGTAGCAGATCCGTTTGATATGCCACTAGTCCAATCCTCCTCAAGATTTGAGACGGACCAATATAACGAGGGTTCaactttttaacttttattgCTCTACCCACTCCCATAGTAGGAGTAAACCTCAGAAAGACATGGTCACCTTCTTCAAATTCTAAATGCTTTCACCTCTGACCAGCATAGCCTTTTTGACGACTCTGAGCGGTATGAATTCTAGCTCGAATCTTTTTAATATGTTCCGTCGTCTCAGCCACCAATTCAGGCCCCAACCAAACTCAATTCTCCGGCCTCATACCAACACAGAGATTGGCATTTCCTCTTATACAGAGCCTCATATGGAGTCATTCTGATGCTCGGATGGTAACTGTTGTTGTACGTGAACTCCACTAGTAGCATATAACGATCCCAACTCATCAGTTGGTCAAGCACACATGCTCTCAATATATCCTCTAGCGTCTGTATCATTCTGTCTGATTGGCCATCAGTTTGAGGATCGTATGCCGTGCTTAAGCACAACTGAGTTTCAAACTCTGTTTGAAAAGCTCCCAAAAACTGTGAAATGAATCGAGGATCTTTATTCGACACTATGGTCGTAGGCACACCATGCAATCTTATGCTCCTTAATATACATCCTCGCCAATTTCTCCAATGAATAGGTCATACAGATAGGCAAGAAATGAGTGGAGTTTGTTAATATGTCAACAATTATCCATACTGTATCAAACCTTACTCTAGTCCTTGGCAAGTCTGACACGAAATCCATGACAATACCTTCCCACTTCCATTAGAGAATTTCCAAAGGTTGCAATATCCAGGATAGCTTTTGGTGTTCAATTTTCACTTTCTAACAAGTTAAACACATAGACACGTGTACCACCATGTCACTCATCATTCCCAGCCACCAGAATATTGCCTTCAAATCATGATACATCTTAGTCATTCCAGGATAGATTGAAATCCCGTTCTTGTGAGCTTCTAACAACACTTCTTATCTCAATTCTCCCATATTTGGCACACTAATCCTCTCCTTATACCTCCAAATCCACACTTTGTCTTGGATAACATCTTCTTGTTTCTTCTGTCCAATCATTTGTAGCATCTTCTGTAGCTTCTGATAATCCTGCTGAGCTTTCTGAATCTCAGCCTTGAAGTTACTAGAGATGTGCAGCTGCTTCAAGCATATACTCCTAGCCACCTCTCTAACACCCAAGTTAAGATCTACAAACTTTCTCAATAACTCATCTTCCTTAATTATTATCCAAGCAACACTTAAAAATTTTCTGCTCAACACATCCGCCACTACATTAGCCTTCCCCGGATAGTAATTCAGTTTGAAGTCATAATCTTTCAGCAACTCCATCTACCTCCTTCGGCACATATTTAgttctttctgatcaaagaggtctttcaagctcttatgatcagagaagaCTCAGAATTTAACTCTGTAGAGATAGTGTCTCCACACCTTCAGCGCAAACACAACTGTAACAAGCTCCAGATCGTGA
The nucleotide sequence above comes from Arachis duranensis cultivar V14167 unplaced genomic scaffold, aradu.V14167.gnm2.J7QH unplaced_Scaffold_140745, whole genome shotgun sequence. Encoded proteins:
- the LOC107472169 gene encoding ATP-dependent DNA helicase SRS2-like protein At4g25120 translates to MGDHHNSGRISATFRAAKPLLPLKRPSNSSAFPSLQMKIGCEFDAPAKRVPLGEIQFNTCHNSTWNGSYARDNDLSEGKMAVNAVGGEESEKENAFGSCFDTLRKEPECSKSAPDYFLATGLLDDDFDESFLEEIDNLCQQKAAEKEVGRSELLDCSRSCGEVVLRESNDFGDAVDLSIDSMAVGSGEFVSFGVDLETKEEEFDANRDSLKSREMPEEYSNYLQNLNERQREAACTDISTPLMIVAGPGSGK